From Trichocoleus sp. FACHB-46, one genomic window encodes:
- a CDS encoding DUF561 domain-containing protein, translated as MTILPTLQSAFEQGRALKIISGLHNFDAENVLAVAKAAELGGATFVDIAADPELVRQVRQAISLPLCVSAVEPEQFVAAVEAGADLIEIGNFDSFYAQGRRFEAEEVLALTKATRALLPDITLSVTVPHILPLDQQVQLAEELVKAGADIIQTEGGTSSAPAHPGTLGLIEKAAPTLAAAAEISRAVSVPVLCASGLSSVTAPLAIAAGAAGVGVGSAVNQLNSEVAMIAVVRSLVEALATVSRAQVTV; from the coding sequence ATGACCATTCTTCCCACGCTACAAAGCGCTTTCGAGCAAGGCCGTGCGCTCAAAATTATCAGCGGTTTGCATAATTTTGATGCAGAGAACGTTTTAGCAGTTGCTAAAGCGGCTGAGCTGGGTGGCGCGACGTTCGTTGATATCGCTGCTGATCCTGAACTCGTACGCCAAGTGCGTCAAGCTATCAGTCTGCCGCTCTGCGTTTCTGCGGTAGAACCTGAGCAATTTGTGGCCGCAGTCGAAGCAGGTGCTGACTTAATCGAAATTGGCAACTTTGATAGCTTCTACGCTCAAGGTCGTCGCTTTGAGGCAGAGGAAGTGTTGGCTCTGACCAAAGCCACCCGCGCTCTCCTGCCTGACATCACTTTATCTGTGACCGTGCCTCACATTCTGCCCCTCGACCAGCAAGTGCAGTTGGCAGAAGAATTGGTGAAAGCTGGTGCAGACATCATTCAAACGGAAGGCGGCACCAGCAGCGCTCCCGCTCACCCTGGCACCTTGGGCCTAATCGAGAAAGCCGCTCCCACCCTGGCAGCCGCCGCAGAAATTTCTCGTGCGGTTAGCGTTCCTGTCCTCTGTGCCTCTGGTTTGTCTAGCGTCACAGCACCGCTGGCGATCGCGGCTGGCGCGGCTGGTGTAGGTGTAGGTTCTGCAGTGAACCAACTCAACAGTGAAGTTGCCATGATTGCAGTGGTTCGCAGCTTGGTAGAAGCGCTAGCAACTGTGAGCCGTGCTCAAGTAACTGTGTAA
- a CDS encoding peptidase gives MNRLNRLVRQYHRKIALVLALPLLLTVLTGMAYTILVEWFQQGAIAPTILSLHNGEIFRLGGIYPILNGLGLLGLLATGLPMTSLFSKRRTQKEASDR, from the coding sequence ATGAATCGCTTAAATCGTTTGGTGCGGCAATATCACCGCAAAATTGCTTTAGTTCTGGCCTTACCCCTGCTCCTGACAGTATTGACTGGCATGGCCTACACGATCTTGGTGGAGTGGTTTCAGCAAGGAGCGATCGCGCCAACCATTCTCAGTCTGCATAACGGTGAGATTTTTCGTTTAGGCGGCATTTACCCGATTCTGAATGGTTTGGGGTTGTTAGGGTTGCTGGCAACAGGCTTACCTATGACCAGTTTGTTTTCCAAACGGCGCACACAAAAAGAAGCCAGCGATCGCTAG
- a CDS encoding PRC-barrel domain-containing protein has product MTSDKIWQRSDLLGTQVITRDTGKRLGVVSQLWVDVDRREVVALGLRENLLSGVLGNMPQFMSLSSIRQIGDVALVDNDTVLDDINIDGYSTLINSEVITETGEMLGRVRGFRFNVEDGKVYSLIIATLGVPLIPDQVVSTYELPIEEIVSSGPDRLIVFEGAEERVTQLTVGLLERIGIGRAPWEREEEEDYILPTTPAENQLGSGVRIPTMQQPLRTPQPVVEEAWSEDDWGSQPAPKQLRQQRQVEPAYYDEEDNWSEATDRDRYTSSYDDDYEDDFAGTYEEEIVEDAWADDKPYKPQKLNIPEKTKAPEYEEEGF; this is encoded by the coding sequence ATGACATCTGACAAAATCTGGCAACGCTCCGATCTCCTTGGCACTCAAGTGATTACCCGCGATACCGGTAAGCGTTTGGGAGTCGTCAGTCAGTTGTGGGTTGACGTGGATCGGCGGGAAGTCGTCGCGCTCGGCCTCCGGGAAAACCTGCTTTCCGGCGTCCTAGGTAACATGCCTCAGTTTATGAGCTTGAGCAGCATTCGTCAGATTGGCGATGTGGCCCTGGTCGACAACGACACCGTCCTTGACGACATCAATATTGACGGCTATAGCACCCTGATCAATAGCGAAGTGATTACAGAAACGGGTGAAATGCTGGGTCGGGTACGTGGCTTCCGCTTCAACGTTGAGGATGGCAAAGTTTATTCTTTGATTATTGCCACCTTAGGAGTGCCACTGATTCCTGACCAAGTCGTTAGCACCTACGAGTTGCCAATTGAAGAAATTGTCAGCAGTGGCCCCGATCGCCTGATTGTGTTTGAAGGAGCAGAAGAGCGAGTCACACAACTCACCGTGGGTCTGCTAGAGCGCATCGGCATTGGTCGTGCCCCTTGGGAACGCGAGGAAGAGGAAGACTACATTCTGCCCACCACTCCCGCCGAAAACCAACTAGGTAGTGGCGTGCGGATTCCCACGATGCAGCAACCCCTACGTACCCCGCAGCCTGTAGTGGAAGAAGCTTGGAGTGAAGATGACTGGGGAAGTCAACCCGCTCCGAAGCAACTGCGTCAGCAACGCCAAGTCGAGCCTGCTTACTACGACGAAGAGGACAACTGGAGCGAAGCCACCGATCGCGATCGCTATACCTCCAGCTACGATGATGACTACGAAGATGATTTTGCGGGCACCTACGAAGAAGAGATAGTAGAAGATGCCTGGGCCGATGACAAGCCTTACAAACCGCAAAAGCTAAACATTCCTGAGAAAACCAAAGCGCCTGAGTACGAGGAAGAAGGATTCTAA
- the smc gene encoding chromosome segregation protein SMC — translation MLEASLVVYVKRVELSNFKSFGGTTPVPLLPGFTVVSGPNGSGKSNILDALLFALGLSSSKGMRAERLPDLVNNQQTARGRSTVEASVTVTFDLEDELPNLAAENPNSENKFKLQSPESSDWTVTRKLRVTQQGTYTSNYYINGEPCTLTELHEHLNRLRIYPEGYNVVLQGDVTSIISMNPRERRAIIDELAGVASFDRKIIQAKDKLDAVKEREDRFRIVENELVVQRDRLAQDRVKAEKYQKLRKELQAKEQWEGVLAWRTQQRQAQGLHQQIEAGDRQTTELAAQLTTVAAEVQQATAELEELNSRVKALGEEEQLALQATLATREAELRQLQRQELDLTKASQETAANLTRMQQEIQEHLKTLENLAQQQTTGTQSLAPLQKARDEAESALNQNREAASAIASASEVWVQQQTSLHQQIDTLLQTLEPQRTEQAQLRERTTQLERQIQEQTQLLQSVVQEIAEKEAIATQQSEMRDRLAQKVQELAQAVASTEQNLQIQKETETRLLQEQREKHRRLDKLEAQAQAAQESQGTHATRLILQTGMPGVCGLVAQLGRVEPQYQLALETAAGGRLGQLVVEDDAVAAAGIELLKQKRAGRATFLPLNKIQAPRISNAPWERIGSGFVDYAVNLIECDPRYLDVFAYVFGYTIVFETLKDARRHLGKHRIVTLDGELLEVSGAMSGGSSDSRYAIHFGKADPMESAEIVELKKRLQEIDRILNRCTNEIAKASVAVKQRSQELIEARQAHRENQLQVEQVQKELKSLTQQRSQLETQLQQNSQELATAQTRLQTLETDIPTQEAQLQIWRQTLAELEQSQTHSEWQQIQVAIRAQEAQLHERELALRAAEQRLKDLENQQQRLQEKVQQGQTRLQEYRTQQTTQVNQQAGLSEQQAALQRQIAQTQAELATLEKTLGVSKQARDRLERQLRERQTAQQQLEWQRQKLQETLLAQRQQLAELQQQLTEQQADLPDPLPELPENLGLEQLQQELRSLQKRIQAMEPVNMLALEEYDRTQARLEELTQKLTILEEERTELLLRIENFTTLRQRAFKEAFDAVNANFQVIFAELSDGDGHLQLDDHQDPFNSGLNLVAHPKGKPVQRLASMSGGEKSLTALSFIFALQRYRPSPFYAFDEVDMFLDGANVERLARMIRQQAQQAQFIVVSLRRPMIESAERTIGVTQARGAHTQVIGIKLEPQSASV, via the coding sequence TTGCTAGAAGCTTCGCTAGTGGTGTACGTCAAGCGGGTAGAACTCTCCAATTTCAAATCTTTTGGCGGCACGACTCCAGTCCCGTTGCTCCCTGGTTTTACTGTGGTCTCGGGACCAAACGGATCAGGAAAATCTAATATTTTGGATGCGTTGCTGTTTGCTTTAGGCTTGTCTAGTTCCAAGGGAATGCGGGCTGAGCGACTGCCTGACTTGGTCAACAACCAACAAACTGCACGCGGACGCTCTACCGTTGAAGCCAGTGTCACCGTCACTTTTGATCTCGAAGACGAACTCCCGAACCTAGCGGCTGAGAACCCCAACTCGGAGAACAAGTTTAAGCTGCAAAGTCCGGAGTCGAGTGACTGGACCGTAACGCGAAAGCTCCGGGTAACGCAGCAAGGCACCTACACTTCCAACTACTACATCAACGGGGAACCTTGCACCCTCACTGAACTGCATGAGCATCTAAATCGGCTACGGATTTACCCGGAAGGTTACAACGTGGTGCTCCAAGGGGACGTAACCAGCATCATTTCGATGAACCCCCGCGAGCGTCGCGCCATCATTGATGAGCTGGCTGGGGTGGCATCCTTCGATCGCAAGATTATTCAAGCCAAAGACAAGCTTGATGCGGTTAAAGAACGCGAGGACCGCTTTCGCATTGTCGAAAATGAATTAGTGGTGCAGCGCGATCGCTTGGCGCAAGACCGCGTCAAAGCTGAGAAATATCAGAAATTACGTAAAGAACTGCAAGCCAAAGAACAGTGGGAAGGCGTACTGGCTTGGCGCACTCAGCAACGGCAGGCACAGGGCCTACATCAGCAGATTGAAGCAGGCGATCGCCAGACAACAGAACTGGCCGCACAACTGACTACGGTTGCGGCTGAAGTACAACAAGCCACAGCAGAACTAGAAGAACTTAACAGTCGGGTGAAAGCCTTAGGTGAGGAAGAACAGCTTGCGCTTCAAGCTACCCTTGCTACCCGTGAAGCTGAGTTACGGCAACTGCAAAGACAAGAGCTAGATTTGACCAAAGCCAGTCAAGAAACGGCGGCAAATCTGACCAGAATGCAGCAGGAAATCCAGGAACATCTCAAGACTCTGGAAAACCTGGCTCAGCAACAAACCACAGGAACCCAAAGCCTAGCCCCTCTACAAAAAGCGCGGGATGAGGCGGAGAGTGCCTTAAATCAAAACCGCGAAGCTGCTAGTGCGATCGCCTCTGCCTCCGAAGTTTGGGTGCAGCAACAAACCAGCCTGCACCAACAGATTGACACACTGCTGCAAACCTTGGAACCGCAACGCACCGAGCAAGCACAGTTACGGGAACGGACGACGCAACTAGAGCGGCAGATTCAAGAACAGACTCAGTTATTGCAGTCGGTCGTTCAGGAAATAGCTGAGAAGGAAGCGATCGCCACCCAGCAAAGTGAGATGCGCGATCGCTTAGCTCAGAAGGTGCAAGAACTCGCCCAAGCCGTCGCAAGCACTGAGCAAAATCTACAAATCCAAAAAGAGACCGAAACCCGCTTACTACAAGAGCAACGAGAGAAGCATCGCCGCCTAGATAAACTAGAAGCCCAAGCACAAGCCGCCCAGGAATCACAAGGAACTCATGCAACGCGGCTGATTCTTCAAACCGGGATGCCCGGTGTCTGCGGTTTGGTAGCGCAACTGGGTCGAGTGGAGCCACAGTATCAGTTGGCTTTAGAAACTGCGGCAGGTGGTCGCTTAGGCCAGTTAGTCGTGGAAGATGATGCCGTAGCGGCGGCTGGGATTGAGCTGCTAAAGCAAAAGCGGGCGGGACGAGCCACTTTTCTACCGCTCAACAAAATCCAAGCCCCTCGGATTTCCAATGCGCCTTGGGAACGGATTGGTTCTGGCTTTGTGGACTACGCCGTAAACCTAATCGAATGCGATCCGCGCTATCTTGATGTGTTTGCCTATGTGTTTGGCTACACAATTGTCTTCGAGACTTTGAAGGATGCGCGGCGTCATTTAGGGAAGCACCGCATAGTGACGCTAGATGGCGAATTGCTAGAAGTTAGTGGTGCGATGAGCGGGGGCAGTAGCGATAGCCGTTATGCGATCCATTTCGGTAAGGCTGACCCTATGGAATCGGCAGAAATTGTAGAGCTGAAAAAACGCTTACAAGAGATCGATCGCATCCTTAACCGTTGCACCAATGAGATCGCCAAAGCTTCGGTTGCAGTGAAGCAGCGATCGCAAGAGCTAATTGAAGCTCGCCAAGCTCATCGGGAAAACCAACTGCAAGTCGAGCAGGTGCAAAAAGAGCTAAAGAGCCTTACCCAGCAGCGATCGCAACTAGAAACCCAACTTCAGCAAAACTCTCAAGAGTTAGCCACGGCTCAGACGCGGCTACAAACTCTAGAAACTGACATTCCCACCCAAGAAGCACAACTGCAAATATGGCGGCAAACCCTGGCTGAGTTAGAGCAGTCGCAGACCCATAGTGAGTGGCAGCAAATTCAGGTTGCGATTCGGGCTCAAGAAGCCCAACTGCATGAGCGAGAGTTAGCGTTGCGTGCCGCTGAACAACGACTCAAAGACCTGGAAAATCAACAACAACGTTTGCAAGAAAAGGTGCAGCAAGGCCAAACCCGCCTGCAAGAGTATCGCACTCAGCAAACGACCCAAGTAAATCAGCAAGCTGGCCTAAGCGAACAACAAGCCGCGCTCCAGCGGCAGATTGCTCAAACCCAAGCTGAACTCGCGACCTTAGAGAAAACGTTGGGGGTTTCTAAACAAGCCCGCGATCGCCTAGAGCGACAACTGCGCGAACGACAAACCGCTCAACAACAACTAGAGTGGCAGCGGCAAAAACTGCAAGAAACCCTCCTCGCCCAGCGGCAACAGTTGGCAGAACTTCAGCAACAGCTCACCGAACAACAAGCAGACTTGCCCGATCCATTACCTGAACTTCCTGAAAATCTAGGTTTAGAGCAGTTGCAGCAGGAGTTGCGATCGCTGCAAAAGCGGATTCAGGCGATGGAGCCTGTCAACATGCTGGCCCTAGAAGAGTACGATCGCACCCAAGCCCGTCTAGAAGAACTGACGCAAAAGCTCACCATTCTGGAAGAAGAACGCACCGAGCTGTTATTGCGGATTGAGAACTTCACTACTCTGCGGCAGCGAGCCTTCAAAGAAGCATTCGATGCGGTGAATGCGAATTTCCAAGTGATCTTTGCCGAACTCTCCGATGGCGACGGGCATTTGCAACTGGATGATCACCAGGATCCATTTAATAGTGGCTTAAATCTAGTTGCACACCCGAAAGGCAAACCTGTGCAACGACTCGCCTCGATGTCGGGGGGTGAAAAATCCCTGACAGCGCTCAGTTTTATCTTTGCTCTACAACGCTACCGTCCCTCACCGTTCTATGCCTTTGACGAGGTAGACATGTTCTTGGATGGAGCAAACGTGGAGCGATTAGCTAGAATGATTAGGCAACAGGCCCAACAAGCGCAGTTTATTGTAGTGAGTCTTCGCCGTCCTATGATTGAGTCTGCTGAGCGCACGATTGGCGTTACCCAAGCTCGTGGGGCGCATACTCAAGTTATAGGCATTAAACTAGAGCCTCAAAGTGCCTCGGTATGA